One window from the genome of Vibrio vulnificus NBRC 15645 = ATCC 27562 encodes:
- a CDS encoding flagellar basal body-associated protein FliL has protein sequence MYKRYIAQIIIAFSLLFSLPLHAEEEQTGPQLAYFTLEPDLTTNFYTKGKKLGYIQVRIDIMVMSNADLALVEHHQPLIRDAVVELLGQQSEDTVKSLAGREDLRKHLVEKLNEILLPETGKTVIADLLFTKYLYQ, from the coding sequence ATGTACAAACGTTATATAGCCCAAATAATTATCGCCTTCAGCTTGCTCTTTTCTTTACCTTTGCATGCGGAAGAAGAACAGACTGGCCCTCAACTTGCGTATTTCACCCTTGAGCCAGACCTCACCACCAACTTTTATACCAAAGGCAAGAAACTGGGTTACATCCAAGTGCGCATCGACATCATGGTCATGAGCAATGCGGATTTGGCGTTGGTCGAACACCATCAGCCGCTGATCAGAGACGCAGTAGTCGAATTGCTCGGTCAGCAAAGTGAAGACACGGTGAAATCACTGGCTGGGCGTGAAGATTTGCGTAAGCATTTGGTCGAAAAACTCAATGAGATCTTATTGCCAGAAACGGGCAAAACCGTCATTGCTGACCTGCTGTTTACCAAATACCTCTATCAGTAG
- the glpG gene encoding rhomboid family intramembrane serine protease GlpG, whose amino-acid sequence MQRLIVLNNPRMAQAFIDYMASRQIDLRMMPEGEGQFALWLMDDQHWVETEAELKQFLVNPGDSKYSAASWDMAETRKTQFSYRSPSLLAMVKAKAGPVTMAVMVACVAVYVFMMLGWESPLLSAMHFPAEAAQQWQLWRWVSHALLHFSVTHIVFNLLWWWQFGGDIEQRLGSGKLLQIFVISAALSGAGQFWVEGANFGGLSGVVYALLGYAWILGYRVPHLGLSVPRPVVAFMLVWLILGYVQPFMAIANTAHLVGLLSGMGLAYLDSTKQKHQKAA is encoded by the coding sequence ATGCAGCGTCTTATTGTGTTGAATAATCCAAGGATGGCGCAGGCTTTTATCGACTACATGGCGTCTCGACAAATTGATTTGCGAATGATGCCTGAGGGTGAAGGGCAGTTTGCCTTATGGCTGATGGACGATCAGCATTGGGTTGAAACCGAAGCAGAGCTCAAACAGTTTTTGGTGAATCCTGGTGACAGTAAATACAGCGCTGCATCTTGGGACATGGCAGAAACGCGCAAGACTCAGTTCAGTTACCGAAGTCCCAGTTTACTGGCGATGGTGAAAGCAAAAGCAGGTCCTGTCACCATGGCGGTGATGGTCGCCTGTGTGGCGGTTTACGTGTTCATGATGTTGGGCTGGGAAAGCCCGCTTTTAAGTGCGATGCATTTTCCTGCGGAAGCCGCGCAACAATGGCAACTATGGCGTTGGGTGAGCCACGCTCTGCTGCACTTCTCTGTGACCCACATTGTGTTTAACTTACTGTGGTGGTGGCAGTTTGGTGGCGACATTGAACAGAGATTGGGTAGCGGTAAACTACTGCAAATCTTTGTCATTTCGGCCGCACTCTCTGGCGCTGGTCAGTTTTGGGTTGAAGGGGCCAATTTTGGTGGCTTATCTGGCGTGGTTTATGCCTTGCTCGGTTACGCTTGGATTTTAGGTTATCGCGTGCCTCATCTCGGCTTGTCGGTCCCTAGGCCCGTGGTCGCTTTTATGCTGGTATGGCTCATTCTTGGTTACGTTCAACCTTTTATGGCGATTGCCAATACTGCCCATCTCGTGGGTTTGTTGTCTGGGATGGGGCTGGCCTATCTCGATTCCACCAAGCAAAAACATCAAAAAGCGGCCTAG